ACCCGTGGGTGCTCCGGGACGGCCACGGGGGGATTAGGAGCTTCGAGGGACACACAGGGTGGGCCGGCAGTGGGGTGGCTGCGTTGGTGAGTCAAGAGTCCAGCCAACTGGGTGAAGGTTTTGGGGCAGAGGGTGCACTTGAAGGGGCGCTCGGCAGCGTGGCCGTGCCGGTGCCGCGCCAACCCTGAGCTGTTCTTGAAGGTCTTGCCGCAGGTAGGGCAATGgtggggggcggccgggggggtcCCCGAGTGGCCGTCTTGGTGGCCCAACAGCTCCTCCTCGCTGGTGGCGCTGGAGGGGCAAGCGGAGCATCTCCAGAGGGTGTCCGGTGTCGTGGTGGGCGCTGGGAGGAGCGGGGGCATGGCAGCATGGCTCTGCAGGTGTTTCTGGAGGCAGGCGTCAGAGACAAAGGCTTTGGCGCAGCtggggcactggtggggccggGTGGCCGCATGGGTGCGGCGGTGCAGGAGGAGGTTGGAGGAGTGGGTGAAGGTCTTGCCGCACTGGGGGCAGGCGTAGGGGCGCTCGCCCCGTGTGCACCCGCTGGTGCTGCCGCAGGTTGGTTGCTTGGGCGAAGGCCTTGCCGCAGATGGGGCAGGCGTGCGGGCGCTCACCTGTGTGGGTGTGCCGGTGCCGGCGGAGGCTGGAAGAGTTCTTGAAGGCTTTGGGGCATGCGGGGCAGCGGTAGGGACGCTCGCCGGTGTGTTGCCGCAGGTGGTACTGGTAGTGGGACGCCCACTTGAAGGTGAGGCCACACTGGGCGCACTCGAAGGCGCGGAGCCCCGTGTGGACACGCTGGTGGGTCTGGAGCAGCGAGGAGCGTTTGAAGGCTTTGCCGCATTGGGGGCAGGCGTAGGGGCGCTCACCCGTGTGGCCTCGCTGGTGGTAGAGGAGGGCGGAGGAGCCCTTGAAGGCTTTGGGGCACTCGGGGCATTTGTAGGGGCGTTCGCCCGTGTGGCTGCGTTGGTGGTGAGCCAGGCGGGAGGACCAGCGGAACGCCTTCCCGCATTCCCGGCAGGCGTAGGGCTGATCTGGAGCCCCGGTGCGGGAGACAGATGGGGGCGTTGGGGGCGTTGCTCCCGCCATGCTGAtggccctggggagggggggggaaaagatACGAGAGGGATGGGCGGGGtgagacaccccccccaccccaccccccccattcAGAGGGGACTTGTGGCCATGTGGAAGGGCTGAGGGTGAAGGAGGGGGTGTGGCCACTGTGGGGGTGTGGCCTCCCTGGGGAAGGCCATGCCTCCCCTGGCCAGTGTTCCCCTCCAGGCCACACCCCCATACCAGTGTGCCCTTCTAGGCCACGTCCCCACTCATAGGCCACGCCCCCTCCAGGCCACCTCCACATCAGCCAGGGTTTCCTTCTAGGCCACACCCCCTccaggccccccccccccagccagtGGCCCTTCTAGGCCACACCCCCATCCCTAGGCCATGCCCACCCTGGGCCACCCGCACCAGCCAGTGGCCCTTCTAGGCCACACCCCATTCCTAGGCCACAACCCCTCCAGGCCACCCCCACACCAGCCAGTGGCCCTTCTAGGCCACCCCATCCCCGCGTGGCCCCTCTAGGCCACACCCCCATCCTTAGGCCACACCCCATCCAGGCCACGCCCACATTACCCAGTGTCCTTTCTAGGCCACGCCCCCTCCAGGCCACCCCTTATCAGCCAGTGTTTCTTCTAGGCCACACCCCCCAAGGCCACATGCCCTCCAGGCCACCCCTTATCAGCCAGTGTCCCTTCTAGGCCACACCCCCCAAGGCCACGCACCCTCCAGGCCACCCCTTATCAGCCAGTGTCCCTTCTAGGCCACGCCCCCACAGCTAGGCTGTGGCCCCTCCAGGCCACACCCCATCAGCCAGTGTTTCCTTCTAGGCCACACCCCACTGAAGCCACGCCCACTCCAGAACACACCTCTATTGACCAACGCCCCCCTCCAGGCCACGCCTCCTCCAGGCCACACCCCCCCACCTGAAATCCCTTCAGGCCACCCACCAGCCAGTGTCCCCTGTAGGCCACGCCTCCTCTAGACTACGCCCCAATAAACTAGCATTCCCCTGCAGGCCCCGCCCCCTCCAGCCAAATGCCCCCTCCAGACCACGCCCCATCTCTAGGCCCCGCCCCATCACCCAAATGCCTACCTCTAGGCCCTGCCCCCTCCAGACCACACCCCAATCCCCTAGCATTCCCCTCTAGGCCACGGCCCCACCAGCCAAATGCCTACCTCTAGACCACACCCCAATCCCCTAGTATTCACTCTAGGCCCCGCCCCCACAGCCAGTGCCCCCCACCATGCCCCAATCAGCTATCACTCCTCTAAGCCCCACCCCCACGAGCCAGTGCCCCAGACCACGCCCCCTCTAGACCACGCCCCAACCAGCTAGCATTCCCCTCCAGGCCACGCCCCCACCACCCAAACACCCCCCTCGAGGCCCCGCCCCCTCCTGCCTCGCTCCCGCTCAGGCCCCATAGGCCCCTCCAGGCCCCGCCCTCCCCGCGCAGGCCCTGCCACCGCCCTCCCTCGAACACCCCCGCCGGTACCCGCTTTACCTGCCGGTAGCGGCACCGGGGAAGCCTcgccgcggcggggcagggccgggcagggcagggccgggcagggccgggccccGCTTCGGCCTCCCACCGCCTCacgcccgcccgcccccgccgccgccgccgccgcggcgcaACGACTGGGCCGCGCCGCGCGCCGAgccacgccccccccccgccgtgccGTGCGCAACCAGTGGCCCgaccccggccccggcccgcgcGGGGGCTGCTGGGAAATGGAGTTCCCGCCACAGCCGCCTCCGCCATCTTgacctgggagggagggaggtgaggGTGGTTGTCGCCGCTACCACGTGGGGGGACGCACAgtgggaggggggtggggtgctcGGCTGGGAGCGTATCCCAGCGTGTCCGCCCCCCGGGAGCCAGGGgatttggggggagggggggctaGAGGGCTGGGAGGGGTTGGGGGAAGGTGGGCCGGGAGGAGTGGGAAGGACGTGAGGGAGCTGATGGGGGTTTGGGAAGGCTCAGGGCAGtgggggagctggaggggcaggaggttGGGGGGTTTGGAGGGTTTAGGGGAGCTAATGGGGATttgggggctggggacagggagggaaCTGGGGGGCCTGGGGGTCTCGTAAGGGTTGGGGAGACTTGGGGGGGTCAGGGGAACTGGTGGGGCAGAAGGTTGGGGGGTTTGGAGAGGTTGGGGGGGCTAATGGGGGTTGGGGAACTGGAGGGCAGGAGTTTGGAGGAGTttggggggctgaggggggtcGGGGAACTGGTGGGGCAGGAGTTTGGGGACTTTGAGGGGTTGGGGAGTCTCAGGGAGGTCAGGGGAACTGGGGGGTAGGAGGTTGGGGGGCTTAGAGGAGttgggggggctgagggggatttgagggctggggacagggtggAACTGGCGGGCCTGGGGGTCTTGGAAGGTTTGGGAGGCTGAGGTGGGTTGGGGGAACTGGTGGGGCAGGAGGTTGGGGGGCTtggaggggttgggggggctGATGGAGAttcgggggctgggggcggaGGAGGACCTGGGGGTCTCAGAAGGGttgggggggctgaggggggcaggggaactggtggggcaggaggttgggggggctgaggggggtgaggggaagtGGGGGAGCAGGAGGTTGGGGTGCTGAGGGGGATTGGGGTGGCTGGGGTGGGTCGGGGGAAGCAGGGGGGCGGGAGGTTGGGGGGTTtggaggggttgggggggctgagggggctggggtttTGATGTCTCCATTTTGATGTCTCCTGAGTGTCATGGTGGCCATGATCTCCTGGGAGGGAGCCCCTTGGGGATCCCCCCTAGGAGAAGTTAAATCCGGAGGCTCCCGGGAGAGATCCCCCATGGATCCACCGGGCTCCCAGGGCCCGTGGCAGCCCAGGTACCCGGGGGGTGGTGCCGTGGGGAATGGGGGGTGTTGGAAAAAAACGGGTTGTTGCCAGCGTCAGGCTGTttagacttaaaaaaatcaagctttGAGCTTCCTCCatcctttttttcagctgatggGTTTCCCCCCAGCTCCAGTTATCCCTTCAGATGTCTTCTTTCCCTTAATTTAGGTGGAGCAGACCACTAATTAAttggaaagggaggaggagagtTTCCAGACGCTTGGAAGAGGCTGAGGGGTGCATCAGCCCTGGTGGGCTGAACCCTCTGTGGAGTCTTGGGTCTCCGTTCT
The Falco peregrinus isolate bFalPer1 chromosome 6, bFalPer1.pri, whole genome shotgun sequence genome window above contains:
- the LOC101917978 gene encoding LOW QUALITY PROTEIN: zinc finger protein 628-like (The sequence of the model RefSeq protein was modified relative to this genomic sequence to represent the inferred CDS: deleted 2 bases in 2 codons; added 386 bases not found in genome assembly); this encodes MAGATPPTPPSVSRTGAPDQPYACRECGKAFRWSSRLAHHQRSHTGERPYKCPECPKAFKGSSALLYHQRGHTGERPYACPQCGKAFKRSSLLQTHQRVHTGLRAFECAQCGLTFKWASHYQYHLRQHTGERPYRCPACPKAFKNSSSLRRHRHTHTGERPHACPICGKAFAQATNLRQHQRVHTGERPYACPQCGKTFTHSSNLLLHRRTHAATRPHQCPSCAKAFVSDACLQKHLQSHAAMPPLLPAPTTTPDTLWRCSACPSSATSEEELLGHQDGHSGTPPAAPHHCPTCGKTFKNSSGLARHRHGHAAERPFKCTLCPKTFTQLAGLLTHQRSHPTAGPPCVSLEAPNPPVAVPEHPRVPPEVPHPPVAPQSATPERPYQCTECGKAFKGSSGLRYHMRDHTGERPYACRECGKAFKRSSLLQTHQRVHTGLRAFECAQCGLTFKWGVHYQYHLRQHTDERPYRCPDCPKAFKNTSSLRRHRQLHTGERPHACPICGKAFAQTSNLRQHQRVHTGERPYACPQCGKAFTHSSNLQLHRRTHSAARPYRCPLCAKAFVMASYLQRHLRTHAPGPHSCTAAPMRPPGPTSAPAAPKPLSLTPASRNTCRAMLPCPRSSQRPPRRRTPSGDAPLAPPAPPARRSCWATKTATRGPPRPPPTIALPAARPSRTAQGWRGTGTATLPSAPSSAPSAPKPSPSWLDS